The Leptospira ellinghausenii genome contains the following window.
AATTGAACAGGAGTTATTTGGATTTGAGAATTTGTTAGTGGAACCAAACGAAATAAAGATTGGGAAATGGGAACTTGCCCAACTTGGAACACTCTTTTTAGATGAAGTTTGTGATTTGAGTTTATCTTTGCAATCGAAGGTTTTAAAAGTAATTCTCGACCAAAAATTGGAAAGAGTGGGGGGTAAGGACACAATCCCTGTCGATGTTCGGATTATAGCTGCTTCCAATGCAAATGTAGAAGAAGCAATCCGAGAAGGAAAATTTCGTGAAGATTTGTATTATGCACTCAATGTAATTCCGATCGAATTACCTCCGTTACGCGAAAGAAACCAAGATATTCCTCTGCTTGCAGAATTTTATTTAAAAAAATCGATATCAAAAAACAATTTATCCGCTAAAACCATTGATCGAGAAGGTCTCGATGCTCTTTCCTCCCACTTTTGGCCAGGGAATGTCAGGGAACTTGCCAATATCATTGAACGTTTGAGTATCCTCGTTCCAGGTGATACAATCCGTGCAAAAGATGTAAAAGAGGCACTACACGGATTCAAAAAAGCAAATGAAATGGTGGCAAGGGGAGACTTAAAACATGCAAAAGAAGAATTTGAGCGCCAATACATCATCAAAACCTTACAAATTTGTGAAGGGAATGTGACCCGCACTTCAAAAGCACTTGGGATCGAACGAACACATTTATACAGAAAATTACGTTCCCTCAATATTTCCGTGGAACAATTGATAGAGGGATAATATGAACCAAAAAACAATTTTAGAAACATTCTCCGATATCTTAAAAGAAACAAAATTCCTGATTCAAAACCAATCTGTTTCCGTTTTTCGTTTCCAAAATGAAAAAGATCCTAGTGATTTTGTATTTCCTTGGAAATCAAAGGTTCCCGAAACATTAGAAAAACAGAAAAAACAACAGAAAGAAAGCCAAAGGAAAAATAGAGATCTTGTCAATTTCTCTTGTACATTATGCCAAGGAAAACTAAGCGGAGTTAGGCAGTTTTTACACAAAGGTCGTAAACCAATTTTGGTGTTACATTATTCTGGTGCTACCACAGCAAAAGAAAAACCATTCACAAAAACAAGACCCAATCAGATATTCAAAGACAAACTAACTGAAATCAGTTGGGATGGGGTTGTAAAAAAAGTGTTTGGATTTTCTTATGAGGAGTTTTATTATGAAGAGTATCCTGCTTGTACTTTTTCTCATACGGATTCAAAAGATTCGGATTGGAACACTCGGTTGGAAAACTGTAAGTTTCATGTAAAGGAAACTGTAGAGGAATTTGGAATCAAAGCAATCGTGATCTTAGGATCTTCTGCTAGGTTACTCTTTGGTGCGGAAAAAGCTAAGGAACAATTAGGAAAAGTAATGGAATGGGAGTTAGGTGGATTGAAAATTCCATTACTCACAACTAGGTCACCAGAAGCACTTGTTTTCCTCGGAGAAAAGGCAAAAAAAGCAGATTCCGAAACCAATCTTTTCCAGTATGGTAAAGAAAAACAAGACTTAGAAGATAGTTTTGTTTCCCATTTATCGATTTTAAAACCTTATCTATAAAATGATCCAATATGCGGAAATTGCTCTTAATTTATCTTGGGAAAGTAAAACCCTCACTTACTTAGTCCCAAATGAGATGACTGGTTTAAAACCAGGGATGAGAGTCCTTGTTCCACTCAATGGAATGGAATGGGATGGAGTTATCATTGAACTCCATGGGAACGAACCAAATTACGAAACATTAACCATTCTCAAACAAATTGATACAGAACCCGTTCTTACAAACGAACAATTAGATTTAGCCACTTGGATGGCTGACCATTACCTTTCTTCGCTT
Protein-coding sequences here:
- a CDS encoding sigma-54-dependent transcriptional regulator, which codes for MQKLIYILDDEKEIRKTLRVILEDEDYLVEDFSNGKTLMKALSKERPSLLLLDVWVGKEDGLLILDECKKLYPSLPVVMISGHGTIELAVNATKKGAIDFLEKPLSIEKVIQTIETSIEKTKDSELPDFQLEVDQILGESPSITRVKFSVFQAAETNARVFLFGENGTGKELTARSIHQNSKRKNEPYIEFNCASLPEEIIEQELFGFENLLVEPNEIKIGKWELAQLGTLFLDEVCDLSLSLQSKVLKVILDQKLERVGGKDTIPVDVRIIAASNANVEEAIREGKFREDLYYALNVIPIELPPLRERNQDIPLLAEFYLKKSISKNNLSAKTIDREGLDALSSHFWPGNVRELANIIERLSILVPGDTIRAKDVKEALHGFKKANEMVARGDLKHAKEEFERQYIIKTLQICEGNVTRTSKALGIERTHLYRKLRSLNISVEQLIEG